One window of the Bactrocera neohumeralis isolate Rockhampton unplaced genomic scaffold, APGP_CSIRO_Bneo_wtdbg2-racon-allhic-juicebox.fasta_v2 ctg7220, whole genome shotgun sequence genome contains the following:
- the LOC126767503 gene encoding DNA-directed RNA polymerase III subunit RPC1-like — protein MSAGATTAARDAAPAADSQNGHSGGGKLNHKSRNGPHLKDDTTKHRYQLPARFVEKSSQYPVSITAVHYGLLNADDIHRMSELSCRRVINNSQKNYGVNDPHLGVCDRGAVCATCGLKSLDCVGHIGHVDLEAPVFHVGFFSITLRILRTVCKHCARVLLTAEEKESYSRKLRRGPTGALAIEPQQHMAIIKQIQEDAYKTRICMYCGAVNGVVRRVRPMRLVHEKYKVGLRRGEERSEEVDGSVEKELASAMAHNGELQDHLEHVHEILDPVRVRNLFLAIPKEEYHLLGMPGSAEAGIHSLEAVLHGSSGKRPAAATASRQGLPTAATA, from the coding sequence ATGTCCGCTGGGGCCACGACCGCCGCGCGCGACGCAGCGCCGGCGGCTGACTCGCAGAATGGACACAGCGGCGGTGGCAAACTCAACCACAAGTCCCGCAACGGTCCCCACCTGAAAGACGACACGACAAAGCACCGCTACCAACTCCCCGCCCGCTTCGTCGAGAAAAGCTCGCAGTACCCCGTCAGCATCACGGCGGTGCACTACGGCCTCCTCAACGCCGATGACATCCACCGCATGTCGGAGCTGAGCTGCCGCCGAGTCATCAACAACAGCCAGAAGAACTACGGTGTCAACGACCCGCACCTTGGGGTCTGCGATCGCGGCGCTGTCTGTGCCACCTGCGGGCTTAAAAGCCTGGACTGTGTAGGGCACATTGGCCACGTGGACCTGGAGGCGCCCGTCTTCCACGTTGGTTTCTTCTCTATCACGCTCCGTATCTTGCGGACGGTGTGCAAGCACTGCGCGCGGGTGTTACTCACCGCGGAGGAAAAGGAATCGTACAGCCGAAAGCTGCGCCGCGGCCCCACCGGTGCTCTCGCCATCGAGCCGCAGCAGCACATGGCGATCATCAAGCAGATCCAGGAGGACGCCTACAAGACGCGTATCTGCATGTACTGCGGGGCGGTGAATGGAGTGGTTCGACGCGTGCGACCGATGCGCTTAGTCCACGAAAAGTACAAGGTTGGGCTGCGGCGCGGCGAGGAGCGCAGCGAGGAAGTGGACGGGTCGGTGGAAAAGGAGCTGGCATCGGCCATGGCGCACAACGGCGAGCTGCAGGACCACCTCGAGCACGTGCACGAAATTCTTGACCCCGTCCGCGTGCGCAACCTCTTTCTTGCAATCCCCAAAGAGGAGTATCACCTGTTGGGTATGCCGGGGAGCGCGGAGGCCGGCATCCACAGCCTCGAGGCCGTCTTGCACGGCAGCAGTGGCAAGAGGCCGGCGGCGGCAACGGC